One stretch of Verrucomicrobiia bacterium DNA includes these proteins:
- a CDS encoding outer membrane protein transport protein, producing the protein MRTPTPTNTRPLCLLTLAATSLLAVQNTQAIGFRIVNQDAAAIARGNAFTATADTPAAMYYNPAGITQIEGTQAQLGFYITSVNSTYHSPAGGKAHSLFEVQPVPQMYLVHSPKESDLSFGLGTYAPYGLGIEWPEDSGFRTLALEGRLMYTTVNPVVAWQALPSLSIAAGPTLNYGRVELRQGIFLPTAGDEFKFKGTDFAYGYTVSARWQPTEKLAFGINYKSKSEMTFRGHSVAMPYTAEETTRATIPFPQYIMGGVSYRPTPDWNFEFNVDWTDWDSLNTVTFEKSSGNTPFAFNWQSSFLYEFGITRKLKDGYFASIGYFYSGNSTSAVNFNPLTPDTNLHVGSLGIGRQLEKWSWAVSYQIITGPKRTITGSTPSIGGQSADGTYKFFNHSLNIAVGYGF; encoded by the coding sequence ATGCGGACCCCAACTCCAACCAACACACGCCCGCTCTGTTTGCTGACATTGGCCGCAACCAGCCTGTTAGCAGTACAAAACACCCAGGCGATCGGTTTTCGGATCGTCAACCAGGATGCAGCGGCCATTGCCCGTGGCAATGCGTTCACCGCCACCGCAGATACACCGGCAGCGATGTATTACAACCCTGCCGGCATCACCCAGATTGAAGGCACTCAAGCCCAACTGGGATTCTACATCACCTCCGTCAATTCAACATACCACTCACCCGCAGGCGGCAAAGCCCACTCTCTCTTCGAGGTGCAACCGGTGCCGCAAATGTATTTGGTGCACTCTCCAAAAGAGAGCGATCTCTCATTCGGCTTGGGAACATATGCACCTTATGGATTAGGCATCGAATGGCCGGAAGACAGCGGTTTTCGCACGCTCGCGCTGGAAGGTCGCCTGATGTATACCACCGTGAATCCAGTGGTGGCATGGCAGGCACTTCCCTCGCTATCGATCGCAGCCGGACCGACCTTGAATTATGGCCGCGTGGAATTGCGCCAAGGCATCTTCCTGCCAACGGCGGGTGATGAGTTCAAATTCAAAGGCACAGATTTCGCCTATGGGTACACGGTTTCCGCCCGTTGGCAGCCCACTGAGAAGCTGGCGTTCGGTATAAACTACAAATCCAAGTCGGAGATGACCTTCCGCGGCCATTCCGTGGCGATGCCATACACTGCCGAGGAAACCACTCGGGCGACCATACCCTTCCCACAATACATCATGGGCGGCGTTTCCTATCGCCCCACGCCGGACTGGAATTTTGAATTCAATGTGGATTGGACGGATTGGGACTCACTTAACACCGTGACATTTGAAAAATCTTCCGGCAACACTCCGTTCGCCTTCAACTGGCAATCCTCGTTCCTCTACGAGTTCGGCATCACACGCAAGCTGAAGGACGGCTACTTCGCCAGCATCGGCTACTTCTACAGCGGCAACTCCACTTCTGCAGTGAATTTCAACCCGCTGACGCCTGACACCAATCTGCACGTGGGCAGTCTCGGCATAGGACGTCAGTTGGAGAAATGGTCTTGGGCGGTCTCTTATCAGATCATCACCGGGCCAAAGCGTACCATCACCGGAAGCACCCCCTCCATCGGCGGCCAGTCTGCAGACGGTACATACAAATTCTTCAACCACTCACTCAACATCGCGGTGGGTTACGGCTTCTAA
- a CDS encoding class I SAM-dependent methyltransferase, translating to MRATLLRLTRYLVVFEVYNPYSILQLSEVLSDFRIIIRDRLVYSGRAVVSNLVNTGIVLVCETTLDEAWVDVDFLVSSTQPNRLRDEFKDFITEWSKNQRVTPDFKVVVADMQTLLADLRRWLEQVELSIRSDPGADRQQREREVIAELSSPMLPVVNDLFVRFEDIAQKIDTELQPIHRTYVKRQLHPLLLCSPFMYRIYQKPLGYAGDYEMVNMILRDPHEGSSLFAKILNVYILNQAPAEAHRNRVKYLTQRLAEETRRVTRLGRPCRVLNLGCGPAKEIHDFLQQDDICDRAQLTLLDFNDETLESTGQKLNEVKARYRRFTGLQFTKKSVHQILKEGGKPMSLGQQYDFIYCAGLFDYLSDRICKRLMTIFYEQLAPGGLVVATNVDSCNPIKNIMEYIFEWHLVYRDDKQLGTLIPDESTQGMYSVKADHTGANIFVEVRKPL from the coding sequence GTGCGTGCGACCCTCCTGCGCCTGACTCGCTATCTGGTTGTTTTCGAAGTCTATAACCCTTACAGCATCCTCCAGCTGTCCGAGGTGCTTTCTGATTTCCGGATCATTATCCGGGACCGGCTTGTGTACTCGGGCCGTGCTGTCGTCAGCAATCTGGTGAACACGGGCATCGTGCTCGTTTGTGAAACCACGCTTGATGAAGCGTGGGTGGACGTCGATTTCCTTGTTTCCAGCACTCAACCCAACCGGTTGCGTGATGAATTCAAGGATTTCATCACCGAATGGAGCAAAAACCAGCGCGTCACGCCGGATTTCAAGGTCGTCGTCGCGGATATGCAGACCTTGTTGGCCGATCTGCGACGCTGGCTGGAGCAGGTGGAGCTGAGCATCCGCTCCGATCCCGGTGCAGACCGCCAGCAACGCGAGCGCGAAGTCATCGCCGAGCTGAGCAGCCCCATGTTACCCGTGGTGAATGATCTCTTTGTGCGGTTCGAGGACATCGCCCAGAAGATCGACACCGAGCTGCAACCAATTCACCGCACTTATGTGAAACGGCAGTTGCACCCGTTGCTGCTGTGCTCGCCGTTCATGTATCGTATTTACCAGAAGCCTTTGGGTTATGCTGGTGATTACGAGATGGTGAACATGATTCTGCGCGACCCGCATGAAGGCAGCTCGCTCTTCGCCAAGATCCTGAATGTCTACATCCTGAATCAGGCTCCTGCCGAAGCGCATCGCAACCGCGTCAAATACCTCACCCAACGTCTTGCTGAAGAAACCCGCCGCGTCACGCGCTTGGGCCGTCCTTGCCGGGTGCTGAATCTTGGCTGCGGTCCGGCCAAGGAGATCCACGATTTCCTGCAACAGGATGACATCTGTGACCGCGCGCAGTTGACGCTGCTGGATTTCAATGATGAAACACTCGAATCCACCGGCCAGAAGCTGAACGAGGTGAAGGCGCGTTATCGCCGCTTCACCGGCCTCCAGTTCACCAAGAAATCGGTGCATCAGATCCTGAAAGAGGGCGGCAAGCCGATGTCTCTGGGCCAGCAATATGACTTCATCTATTGCGCCGGGTTGTTCGATTACCTCAGCGACCGTATCTGCAAGCGTCTCATGACGATCTTCTACGAACAGCTTGCGCCCGGTGGTTTGGTGGTGGCCACGAATGTGGATTCATGCAATCCGATCAAGAACATCATGGAGTACATCTTTGAATGGCACTTGGTGTATCGCGATGACAAGCAGCTCGGCACGCTGATCCCCGATGAAAGCACTCAAGGGATGTATTCTGTGAAGGCTGATCACACCGGTGCCAATATTTTCGTGGAAGTCCGCAAGCCTCTCTGA
- a CDS encoding ATP-binding protein: MNQQDVKTAFAEYDKKVRISNSRLGAVWAMILMPAGFTLDYLVYPQLVWEFLWLRILCSIYVGIVRSAFNTEFGDRNYRVLGMIWYMLPAFFIAGMIYASDDVTSPYYAGLNIVLIGAGLFLPWTYFENLLAWLLVTAMYAVAVLMIGTTHDFPLVFNNLYFLILTGLIVVVSSYYTGDTRYREFALRFELDRNKQVLEDANKKLKELDEVKTRFFANISHELRTPLTLLLAPIETMRRQKAHNFDEQTREWLSTMEANGLRLLKLINDLLDLVKLESGHMDVRRDSVNLEDFLKGLRSSVQKMADDKRVHISAQVDPSVTAIVTDRDKLEKILLNLVFNAIKFTPAKGQVIIKARKDGEFTQIEVVDTGVGIAEANIPYLFTRFWQADTSAQRKYQGTGIGLALVKELVEVQGGSVAVASKEGVGTTMAVRLPAAVGREEKTVPVSPQMPVITPEPVVSQDAQPPDPSPQGEWLQGLYRRAELFPSLTALKDSIRPLQPIGVNGQRAKVLIADDEPDMLRYLKSELVAEYEVLEAADGRQAIALAAQFQPDIILCDMMMPEMDGVQVCKELRTKSTTQNIPVLLLTARADEDTKLNALSHGASDFLTKPFSVTELHVRLRNLVGAYQMQRKLARQNQVLEATLEQLKETETQLVQTEKMASLGRMSAGIIHEINNPLNYAKTGLFTLRKKSKYVPEKELEDFNEVLKDVEDGVNRVKDIVSDLRTFTHPREDKLDEVEIGKPVAAALRFLSGELKDHVELHQSFNAQQIVMGNESTLLQLLMNLLQNSLDALKGRGERGDKPAIWIEEKVTEYHYHLILRDNGPGIPSHVIDKIFDPFFTTKDVGQGMGLGLSICYRIMQQHEGRIQVNTETGKFTEFILEFPLKAVKKEALEAVS, encoded by the coding sequence GTGAACCAGCAGGACGTCAAAACAGCCTTTGCCGAATACGACAAGAAGGTGCGGATCAGCAATTCGCGCCTCGGAGCTGTTTGGGCGATGATCCTGATGCCGGCTGGCTTCACGCTCGATTATCTGGTCTATCCGCAACTGGTCTGGGAGTTCCTGTGGCTGCGCATACTGTGCTCCATCTACGTCGGCATCGTCCGTTCCGCCTTCAATACGGAGTTCGGTGATCGAAACTACCGCGTGTTGGGGATGATTTGGTACATGCTCCCGGCGTTTTTCATCGCGGGTATGATTTACGCCTCAGATGATGTCACTTCGCCTTATTACGCGGGTTTAAACATCGTGTTGATCGGTGCCGGATTGTTCCTCCCTTGGACCTATTTTGAAAATCTCCTCGCCTGGCTTTTGGTGACGGCCATGTATGCGGTGGCGGTGCTCATGATCGGCACTACGCATGATTTCCCACTGGTGTTTAATAACCTCTACTTCCTCATCCTGACCGGCCTCATCGTCGTCGTTTCCAGCTATTACACCGGGGATACTCGTTACCGTGAATTCGCCCTGCGCTTCGAACTGGACCGCAATAAACAGGTCTTGGAGGATGCGAACAAAAAGCTGAAGGAGCTGGATGAGGTGAAGACCCGTTTCTTCGCCAATATCAGCCACGAACTGCGTACACCGCTGACATTGCTTTTGGCTCCCATCGAAACCATGCGCCGCCAGAAGGCGCATAACTTCGATGAACAAACTCGTGAATGGCTGTCTACGATGGAAGCCAACGGTCTGCGCCTTCTGAAACTCATCAATGACCTTTTGGACCTCGTGAAGCTCGAGTCCGGTCACATGGATGTGCGGCGGGACTCAGTGAATTTGGAAGACTTTCTTAAAGGCCTGCGCAGCTCCGTTCAGAAAATGGCGGATGATAAGCGCGTCCATATCTCCGCCCAAGTGGATCCCTCGGTCACCGCGATTGTGACGGATCGGGACAAGCTGGAAAAAATTCTCCTCAACTTGGTTTTCAATGCCATCAAGTTCACTCCGGCCAAAGGGCAGGTCATCATAAAAGCAAGGAAAGACGGAGAATTTACCCAGATAGAGGTGGTGGATACCGGTGTTGGTATTGCCGAAGCCAATATTCCTTACCTGTTCACCCGTTTCTGGCAGGCGGATACCTCAGCACAAAGAAAGTATCAGGGAACCGGTATCGGTCTTGCTTTGGTGAAAGAATTAGTTGAAGTTCAGGGCGGATCAGTTGCCGTTGCCAGTAAGGAAGGCGTGGGTACCACCATGGCGGTGCGTCTCCCGGCAGCTGTGGGCAGGGAGGAAAAAACTGTACCTGTGTCTCCACAGATGCCTGTCATTACACCAGAACCTGTCGTGTCCCAAGACGCACAGCCGCCTGATCCTTCGCCCCAAGGCGAATGGCTCCAAGGTCTGTATCGTCGTGCGGAACTTTTCCCCTCGCTCACCGCGCTCAAGGACAGCATCCGTCCCTTGCAACCCATCGGCGTGAACGGCCAACGGGCCAAGGTGCTCATCGCGGATGATGAGCCCGACATGCTGCGCTACCTGAAGTCCGAACTGGTCGCCGAGTACGAAGTCCTGGAAGCCGCCGACGGCCGCCAGGCCATCGCACTCGCCGCCCAGTTCCAGCCGGACATCATTCTGTGCGACATGATGATGCCGGAGATGGATGGCGTGCAGGTCTGCAAGGAACTCCGCACCAAGAGCACCACGCAGAACATCCCCGTCTTGCTGCTCACCGCCCGCGCGGATGAAGATACGAAACTGAATGCGCTCTCCCACGGTGCGAGTGATTTCCTCACCAAGCCGTTTTCCGTGACCGAATTGCATGTGCGCCTGCGCAACCTCGTCGGTGCTTATCAGATGCAGCGCAAGCTCGCCCGTCAAAATCAGGTGCTTGAGGCCACGCTGGAGCAGTTGAAAGAGACTGAGACGCAGCTCGTGCAGACGGAGAAGATGGCCTCCCTCGGCCGTATGAGCGCGGGCATCATCCACGAGATCAACAACCCGCTGAACTACGCCAAAACCGGCCTGTTCACGCTGCGCAAAAAATCGAAGTACGTTCCGGAAAAAGAACTGGAAGATTTCAACGAGGTGCTCAAGGACGTTGAAGACGGTGTCAATCGCGTGAAGGACATCGTCTCCGACCTCAGGACCTTCACCCATCCGCGTGAAGACAAGCTGGATGAAGTGGAGATCGGCAAACCGGTAGCCGCTGCCTTGCGTTTTCTTTCGGGCGAGCTGAAAGATCATGTGGAACTGCATCAGAGCTTCAACGCCCAGCAGATCGTCATGGGCAATGAAAGCACCTTGCTGCAGTTGCTCATGAACCTGCTGCAGAATTCGCTCGACGCTCTCAAGGGCCGGGGCGAACGGGGGGACAAGCCCGCCATCTGGATCGAGGAAAAGGTCACCGAATACCATTACCATCTCATCCTGCGGGACAATGGCCCCGGCATCCCAAGCCACGTCATCGACAAGATTTTCGACCCGTTTTTCACTACGAAAGACGTCGGGCAGGGCATGGGCCTCGGCCTGAGCATCTGCTATCGCATCATGCAGCAACATGAAGGCCGCATACAGGTGAATACTGAAACCGGCAAGTTCACCGAATTTATACTCGAATTCCCATTGAAAGCTGTTAAGAAAGAAGCCCTAGAGGCCGTATCCTGA
- a CDS encoding hybrid sensor histidine kinase/response regulator, which yields MQNLYDYKKYAVLYVDDEEKSLKYFSRAFADEFRILTAPNAAEGLQIFEANRDSIAVLMTDQRMPGEKGVQLLEKARAISPRVIRILATAYSDLDAAIDAVNTGAIYKYVTKPWDIPQLETTLKRGIEFFIVQHERDQLMREKLSVLHNMMITDRVVSLGVMAAGLSHHLRNPLVAVRTFLDLAPAKLQEEKMAMDELRNPNFWRDFYDHVRVQVERISAQLDNLGLLNANSGALQSVNLSEVVIEALKTLEPVLTSRKIAVTNNVPVNLPAMNTERPQLTRMLQLLMQETIAQLSAGGHITLSAESQENGVKLVVEDDGPGLPAEALRRVFDPFFARSGHPEDFGINLMAFYFLAYHLGGRVRAESRSPKGAKFTLTFPLEKSSVPVGNDDRDFINKVLLNDALWEKLLSGE from the coding sequence ATGCAGAATCTGTACGACTACAAAAAATACGCGGTCCTTTATGTAGACGACGAGGAGAAGTCCCTGAAGTATTTCTCCCGCGCCTTCGCCGATGAATTTCGCATTTTGACAGCCCCTAATGCAGCAGAAGGTCTGCAGATCTTTGAGGCGAACCGCGACTCCATCGCCGTGTTGATGACGGATCAGCGCATGCCCGGTGAAAAAGGTGTGCAGCTTCTGGAGAAGGCCCGTGCGATCAGCCCGCGTGTGATCCGTATTCTGGCCACCGCTTATTCCGATCTCGATGCCGCCATCGACGCTGTGAATACCGGTGCCATCTACAAATACGTCACCAAACCGTGGGACATCCCACAGCTCGAAACGACTTTGAAGCGTGGTATCGAATTCTTCATCGTCCAGCACGAGCGTGACCAGTTGATGCGCGAGAAACTTTCCGTGCTGCACAACATGATGATCACGGACCGCGTCGTCAGCCTCGGCGTGATGGCAGCGGGCTTGAGCCATCATCTGCGCAATCCGCTGGTGGCCGTGCGCACCTTCCTCGATCTGGCTCCGGCCAAGTTGCAGGAGGAGAAGATGGCGATGGATGAACTGCGCAACCCGAACTTCTGGCGTGATTTCTACGATCACGTCCGCGTGCAGGTGGAGCGCATCTCCGCCCAGCTCGACAATCTCGGCCTGCTCAACGCCAACAGCGGCGCGCTCCAAAGCGTGAACCTGTCTGAGGTGGTCATCGAAGCGCTCAAGACGTTGGAGCCTGTTCTGACGAGCCGCAAGATCGCCGTGACGAACAACGTGCCGGTGAATCTGCCGGCGATGAACACCGAGCGTCCGCAACTGACGCGCATGCTCCAGTTGCTGATGCAGGAGACGATCGCCCAGCTCTCGGCTGGCGGTCACATTACCTTGTCCGCGGAGTCTCAGGAAAATGGCGTGAAGCTCGTCGTCGAGGATGATGGTCCCGGCTTGCCTGCCGAAGCCTTGCGTCGGGTGTTCGATCCGTTTTTTGCCCGCAGCGGTCATCCGGAAGATTTCGGCATCAACCTGATGGCGTTTTATTTCTTGGCTTATCACTTGGGTGGTCGCGTTCGCGCGGAATCCCGCTCGCCCAAGGGGGCCAAGTTCACGCTCACATTCCCGTTGGAAAAATCTTCCGTGCCTGTGGGGAATGATGATCGCGATTTCATCAACAAGGTGCTTTTGAACGACGCCTTGTGGGAGAAGCTACTGTCTGGCGAATAA
- a CDS encoding hybrid sensor histidine kinase/response regulator: protein MKSTNNNAERPVTHEAQADMAGGAKHRRTLLIVDDDESPRQALCMVFGDDYELLIAENGERALELARNHVVDTAIVDIRMPGVSGIDVLAGLKQMDMAIEVIILTAYQTLETARQALRLGARDYLVKPFGVDEIRKVVSAAMEHRNAAGRIKETARLLNSLQEEIEGQRKTVRSSQMKGELYAGIIHDLNSPLTVVSGMAEMMGERLSGVTFVNGEQLAAMRKDVAQLSKHVERCLEISRRYMDLFRQRAHSEKEAYLGSVLKNVDELLSFHPAVKKHELEIVNSAGNVMLPVNALDLEQVLINLIHNALTCTARHHHVWVHARMENENLSADKLESSHGAKVVNEERFLNKGPFVVIEVRDNGVGIPEAVLGRIFQPYFSVREAGQGTGLGLSVVRHLISETQALLRVESHYGHGAIFTLTIPCTPASLLPE from the coding sequence ATGAAGAGCACGAACAATAACGCAGAGAGGCCTGTGACGCATGAAGCACAGGCGGATATGGCAGGCGGAGCCAAGCACCGTCGTACGTTGTTGATCGTGGACGATGATGAGAGCCCCCGACAAGCCCTCTGCATGGTGTTCGGAGATGATTATGAGCTGCTCATCGCGGAAAATGGGGAACGAGCTCTGGAACTGGCACGCAATCATGTGGTGGACACCGCCATCGTGGACATCCGTATGCCGGGCGTTTCTGGTATTGATGTTCTGGCGGGGTTGAAGCAGATGGATATGGCCATCGAGGTCATCATCCTTACCGCTTATCAGACGCTGGAAACTGCGCGGCAGGCCTTGCGCCTAGGTGCGCGGGATTACCTCGTGAAACCATTCGGTGTGGATGAGATTCGCAAGGTCGTCTCCGCCGCGATGGAGCATCGTAACGCCGCCGGTCGTATCAAAGAAACAGCCCGCCTCCTCAATTCCCTGCAGGAAGAGATCGAGGGCCAGCGAAAGACCGTTCGTTCCTCGCAGATGAAAGGCGAACTCTACGCCGGCATCATTCATGATCTTAACAGTCCGTTGACTGTCGTTTCAGGCATGGCCGAGATGATGGGGGAACGGCTGAGCGGGGTGACCTTCGTGAACGGCGAACAGCTGGCAGCCATGCGGAAGGATGTGGCCCAGCTTTCAAAGCATGTGGAACGTTGCTTGGAAATCTCCCGCCGTTACATGGATCTCTTCCGCCAGCGTGCCCACAGCGAGAAGGAAGCCTACCTCGGCTCAGTGCTGAAGAATGTTGATGAACTTCTTTCGTTCCATCCGGCCGTCAAGAAGCACGAACTGGAGATCGTGAACAGTGCAGGCAATGTGATGCTACCGGTGAACGCCCTCGATCTGGAGCAGGTGCTCATCAATCTCATCCATAACGCACTTACTTGCACGGCCCGTCATCATCATGTGTGGGTTCATGCGCGCATGGAGAATGAAAACTTGTCTGCCGACAAACTCGAATCCAGCCATGGTGCCAAAGTGGTGAATGAGGAGCGGTTTCTGAACAAAGGTCCGTTTGTTGTCATCGAAGTGCGTGACAATGGCGTAGGTATACCAGAAGCCGTATTAGGCCGTATTTTCCAGCCGTATTTCTCCGTACGCGAGGCGGGCCAGGGCACCGGCCTAGGCCTTTCCGTCGTGCGCCATCTCATCTCTGAGACGCAAGCCTTGCTACGAGTGGAGAGCCATTATGGCCATGGCGCGATCTTTACGCTGACCATTCCCTGCACCCCGGCTTCCCTGCTGCCGGAGTGA
- the coaE gene encoding dephospho-CoA kinase (Dephospho-CoA kinase (CoaE) performs the final step in coenzyme A biosynthesis.): MKLYGLTGGIGAGKSAAAEILRNRGVMVTDTDHLARQLVEPGQPALVEIVARFGNGVLQGEHLDRRALARIAFGDEAARKDLEGILHPRIRQAWETETQQWRQQGCPVGVVVIPLLFETNAQTSFDAVICLGCSEQTQRQRLYQRGWSDVDINQRISSQLPLEKKMNRANYVIWNEGDLDTLAEQLDRIIPPVKPADYFLDETAGE, encoded by the coding sequence ATGAAGCTTTACGGATTAACGGGCGGGATCGGTGCGGGCAAAAGCGCAGCTGCGGAGATATTGCGCAACCGCGGCGTGATGGTCACGGATACGGATCATCTCGCCCGTCAACTGGTCGAGCCAGGCCAGCCTGCTTTAGTGGAGATCGTCGCCCGTTTCGGTAATGGCGTGCTGCAAGGCGAGCATCTGGACCGGCGCGCCCTCGCCCGTATCGCGTTCGGGGACGAAGCTGCCCGCAAAGATCTTGAAGGGATTTTGCATCCTCGCATCCGTCAGGCGTGGGAAACGGAAACGCAACAATGGCGTCAGCAAGGTTGTCCGGTGGGTGTCGTGGTGATTCCGTTGCTCTTCGAGACGAATGCCCAAACCAGCTTTGATGCCGTCATTTGCCTGGGCTGTTCTGAGCAAACGCAGAGGCAGCGCTTGTATCAGCGCGGCTGGTCAGATGTGGACATCAACCAGCGTATTTCATCTCAACTGCCTTTGGAAAAAAAGATGAACCGTGCCAATTACGTCATCTGGAACGAAGGCGATTTGGATACGCTGGCCGAACAGCTCGATCGTATCATCCCTCCAGTGAAACCCGCTGACTATTTCTTGGATGAGACTGCTGGCGAGTAA
- a CDS encoding CPXCG motif-containing cysteine-rich protein has protein sequence MEDDASVSCPYCGGESTLVLDATVRSQTFTTDCEVCCRPFSVHVECSGGEILSLDVSAD, from the coding sequence ATGGAAGATGATGCTTCAGTCTCGTGCCCTTATTGCGGCGGTGAAAGCACCCTTGTGCTGGATGCTACCGTGCGTAGTCAGACTTTCACCACGGATTGTGAAGTCTGCTGCCGCCCGTTTAGCGTGCATGTGGAATGTTCCGGCGGCGAGATTCTGAGCTTGGATGTGAGCGCCGATTGA
- a CDS encoding TMEM14 family protein: MSPNTVLWIYIVLLVIGGVMGLVKAGSKASLIASSIFAAILAICALGVISWPYAADVVLAFLLVFFGMKFAKNKKFMPSGMMCILTVVALALRHI, encoded by the coding sequence ATGTCACCGAATACTGTTTTGTGGATTTACATCGTGTTGCTCGTCATCGGCGGAGTGATGGGCTTGGTCAAGGCTGGTAGCAAGGCTTCGCTCATCGCCTCAAGCATCTTTGCGGCGATTCTGGCCATCTGCGCCCTAGGCGTTATCTCTTGGCCTTACGCGGCGGATGTGGTGTTGGCTTTTCTGCTGGTTTTCTTCGGGATGAAGTTCGCCAAGAACAAGAAGTTCATGCCGTCAGGCATGATGTGCATCCTGACGGTAGTGGCCTTGGCACTGCGTCATATCTGA
- the argC gene encoding N-acetyl-gamma-glutamyl-phosphate reductase produces the protein MSKTVRVAIVGASGYSGEELVRLLLRHPHAELTAVTSRQSAGKSIAEVFPKFAHYPKARDLHFSDPNVELLAKQADVVFLALPHGVAAEFAIPLLQLGCRVIDLSADFRLKSAEVYKEFYAHDHPAPDLLTKSVYGLPEVYRNEIKSAQLIASPGCYPTSILLPIIPLLKAGLIKHTGIIANSMSGVSGAGRKAEIDYLFVECNESVRSYGLPKHRHLSEIEQELSKAAGAPVTIQFTPHLIPVNRGIHSTLYLAPEKHFSTETEAAELNAKIKACYQQAYANEPFVRVLEGKALPDTKNVVGTNMVELAWRLDVRTGRLIVLSAEDNIVKGASGQAVQSFNILGGFPEMSGLI, from the coding sequence ATGTCGAAAACTGTTCGTGTCGCTATCGTTGGAGCCTCTGGTTATTCCGGTGAAGAACTTGTGCGTCTGCTGCTGCGTCATCCGCACGCCGAATTGACCGCGGTGACCTCCCGCCAATCCGCGGGCAAGAGCATTGCGGAAGTGTTCCCGAAGTTCGCCCATTATCCGAAAGCACGGGATCTGCACTTCTCCGATCCCAATGTGGAGCTGCTCGCCAAGCAAGCAGATGTCGTATTCCTCGCCCTGCCCCATGGCGTCGCAGCGGAGTTCGCTATTCCACTGCTCCAGCTTGGCTGCCGTGTCATCGACCTCAGCGCGGACTTCCGCCTCAAGAGCGCGGAGGTTTACAAAGAATTTTACGCACATGACCACCCGGCTCCCGATCTGCTCACGAAGTCCGTGTACGGCTTGCCGGAAGTGTATCGTAACGAGATCAAGTCTGCGCAGCTCATCGCTTCGCCGGGTTGCTATCCTACGAGCATCTTGTTGCCGATCATCCCGTTGTTGAAAGCGGGATTGATCAAGCACACCGGCATCATCGCCAATTCGATGAGCGGCGTGAGCGGCGCGGGTCGCAAGGCGGAGATTGATTACCTCTTCGTAGAGTGCAATGAGAGTGTGCGTTCCTATGGCCTCCCGAAGCATCGTCACCTCTCTGAGATCGAGCAGGAATTGTCGAAGGCAGCCGGAGCACCTGTCACCATCCAGTTCACACCGCATCTCATCCCGGTGAACCGTGGTATTCACAGCACTTTGTATCTCGCGCCAGAAAAGCATTTCAGCACGGAGACAGAAGCGGCGGAGCTGAATGCGAAGATCAAAGCGTGCTACCAGCAGGCTTATGCGAACGAGCCGTTCGTGCGCGTGCTGGAAGGCAAGGCATTGCCGGACACCAAGAATGTCGTAGGAACCAACATGGTGGAACTCGCGTGGCGTCTGGATGTGCGCACTGGCCGTCTGATCGTTCTCAGCGCGGAAGACAACATCGTGAAAGGCGCGAGCGGACAGGCGGTGCAGAGCTTCAATATCCTCGGCGGATTCCCGGAGATGTCAGGACTAATCTGA
- a CDS encoding GNAT family N-acetyltransferase, which produces MATIPAPFEKQVGEILISTDKSRLDRDFIHGELSRTYWAAGIPHEVVERSIENSLCFGAYLAGQQVGFARVVTDQATFAWLSDVIVAERERQHGIGKALVSTIITHPGLQGLRRFMLGTKDAQGLYKKFGFQIVEDTGFFMQIFNPNPYVAKLCLPKEAAGN; this is translated from the coding sequence ATGGCCACCATCCCTGCCCCATTCGAGAAGCAAGTCGGCGAGATTCTTATCTCCACTGATAAATCGCGTCTAGACCGTGACTTCATCCATGGCGAACTAAGCCGCACTTACTGGGCTGCAGGCATTCCGCATGAAGTGGTGGAGCGTTCGATCGAAAACTCCCTGTGCTTCGGTGCCTATCTGGCCGGACAGCAAGTGGGATTCGCCCGAGTCGTCACAGACCAAGCTACATTCGCGTGGTTAAGTGACGTCATTGTCGCAGAGCGGGAACGTCAGCATGGCATCGGCAAAGCGCTGGTGAGCACGATCATCACTCATCCTGGTCTGCAAGGCTTGCGGCGGTTCATGCTGGGCACCAAAGATGCGCAGGGGCTCTATAAGAAGTTTGGGTTCCAGATCGTGGAAGACACCGGCTTCTTCATGCAAATCTTCAATCCTAACCCATATGTTGCAAAACTCTGCTTGCCAAAAGAGGCGGCAGGAAATTGA